Genomic DNA from Corallococcus macrosporus:
TCCCTCGCGCGGGTCCGGCGTGAGTCCACGCCGGGCCTCGTGAAGGTCACCTTCCGCCTCCGGGGCTCCTGTCCCGGGGGCGGTCGTGTTTTGTGGGCGTGCCTCGGGAGCCAGGCGGCCGGGCGGGCCGAGGGGACCGGCCGCACGGGAACGGGGTAGGGTGCCTCCGACTTCGCGCACGGGAGGACGCATGGGGCGGCGGCTGGGGTGGGTGTTGCTGGTGCTGGTGGCTTCAGGGGCGCTGTCGTGCCACCGGAGCACGCGGGCTTCACGCACCTGCGTGGTGTTGTCGGTGGGCGGCACCAAGGGGCTCGCGCACCTGGGCGCGCTGGATGCGCTGGTGGCCCGGGGCGTCCCCATCGACTGCGTGGTGGGCAACAGCATGGGCGCGGTGGTGGGCGGCCTCTATGCGTCCGCGCCCGGGGACAACCTGCGCCAGCGCTACCGGGCCTTCTTCGCGGCCTATGAAGACGAGACGCGCAAGACGACCGCGGCGCGCGGCGCGGTGGGCGCGGCCGTGGGCCTGCTGGCGGTGCTGCTCTCGGGCGGCGCGCTGGGGCCGGCCGTGGCGGCGGGAGCGCTGGGCGCGGCGAGCGGCGCGGCGTCCGTGCCGAGCTTGAGCCACGAGCGCTTCACCCACGTGCTGGAGCGCTTCTACGGGGGCGCGCGGGTGGAGGACCTGCCCGTGCCCTTCGTCACCTTCCACCAGGCGCCCCTGGACGGCGGCATCCGGCTGGTGACCGTGACGCGCGGCCCGCTGTCGGAGGCCGTCGCCGCGAGCGCCGCCAACCCGCTCCTGTTCGAGGACGCATCGCTGGAGCGCATCGATCCGGGCGCGGACCGCGTGTCCGCCACGCCCGTCCATGACGCGTGTCAGCTGTTCCCGGGCGCAAGGCTCATCGCCATCAACGTCACGGGCGAGCCGGCCTTTTACCGCTCCGACCTGGGCTGCGACGTGCGGGAGGTCCGCGTGGACGTGGCCATGCCCCCGCCAGAGGCCTTCACCGGGAGGGGCCCCGCCTTCGAGGCCACCTACGACGCGGGCCACGACGCGGTGATGCGGGCGCGGCTGGACTGACGGATCAGGCCTCTTCAGGGCGCCGTGAGCAGGCCGGTGACGTCCCGCCAGCCGCCCTGACAGGGGGCGATGTCCGTGGCCAGGTAGTGCCCCACGCGGCCGGGCCCGAGCGCGACGATGGCGGACGAGCGCGTCCCGTAGCCCTCCGTGTGGATGCACAGGGCCTGGAGCTGCTGGAGGAAGTCCGCGGGCAGGTCGTTCTCCGCGAGCACCCCCGTCGCGGCCTCCCGGGGCGGCAGGGCATGGTCCGCCAGGGCGGCCTGGAGCCCCGTCACCAGCTCCGGCCACGGGCGCTTCGCCGCGCCTTCGGCCAGCGCGTGCGCCCGCCGCACCTTGGGCAGCGCCAGGTTGTCCAGGCTGTCGTTGGGGAGCACGTGGACGCCGGGCGGGACGTCCTCGTGCAGCAGGTGGGCGTGGCCGGGCCGCGCGTAGGCCACCCGCAGGGTTCGGGCGTCCCCGTAGAGCAGGTTGAAGGGCAGGAACTCCGGGGCGGGCAGGGTGCCGAGGTAGCGCTCGATGGCCTCCACCGAGCCCGCCTGCAGGGCCCGGAGCACCACCTCGCCCCGGGAGCGGGGGGCCAGGCCCAGGCTCCGGGCGCCGCGCTGGTTCGTCAGGGCCACGACGACTCCCTCGTGGGTGACCCCCATCCACGTGCCGCCGCGCTCCACGTCCTGGCCGCCCACCACGCGTGGGGACTCGGAGAGGACCTTCGGCCCGTGGGCCGGGCGCGCGTACAGCTCATCCCGGTTGGCGGCGAGGACCAGCGGCCACTCGGGATGGACATTCCGGAGGATGAGCACGGTGCACATGGCGTCTGGTCGATAACATCCACCTTCGTGCCATGCACCTGCCTGGGTGCATGTTCGCGATGACCTCGTTCCCCCGAGCGGTTATGGTCCGCCGCCCTCAGGAGAGTCCCATGGCGGAGAGAATCCTCGTCACCAGCGCCCTTCCGTACGCGAACGGCGCCGTCCACCTCGGCCACGCCGTCGAGTACATCCAGACGGACATCTACGTCCGCTTCCTGCGCTCGTGCGGCCAGGACGTCGTCTACTTCTGCGCGGACGACACCCACGGCACGCCCATTGAAATCAACGCCGCGAAGCAGGGCATCCCGCCGGAGCAGTTCGTCGCGCGCTTCCACGACGAGCACCAGCGCGACTTCCGCGACCTGGACGTCCGCTTCGACTACTTCCACTCCACCAACTCGCCGGAGAACCGCCACTACGCGGAGCTCATCTACGGGCGCTTGAAGGACGCGGGCGACATCGACCGCCGCGACATCGAGCAGACCTACTGCGAGAAGGACAAGCGCTTCCTGCCGGACCGCTTCATCCGCGGCACCTGTCCCAACTGCAAGTCGGCGGATCAGTACGGCGACGCGTGTGAGAAGTGCGGCAAGACGTACAACCCCACGGACCTCATCGAGCCGAAGTGCGCGCTGTGCGGCACTCCGCCGGTGCGCCGCAACTCCGTGCACCTGTTCTTCAAGCTGTCGCGCCACGCGGACTTCCTCCAGGAAGTGCTCAAGCGCCCCGGCTTCATCCACCCCGGCCTCGCCGCCCAGCTCCAGGGCTTCTTCGAGAAGGGCCTGGCGGACTGGGACATCAGCCGTGACGGCCCGTACTTCGGCTTCGCCATTCCGGGTGAGACGGACAAGTTCTTCTACGTCTGGCTGGACGCGCCCATCGGGTACATCGCCACGACAGAGAAGTGGGCCAAGGAGTCCGGCCGCTTCCCGGACGCGCTCGCGTACTGGGGCAAGGACGCGCCCACGCGCATCGTCCACTTCATCGGCAAGGACATCGTCTACTTCCACGCGCTGTTCTGGCCCGCGGTGCTGAACGTCGCGGGGTTCCACATCCCCAGCGAGATCAAGGTCCACGGGCACCTGACGGTGAACGGGGAGAAGATGAGCAAGAGCCGCGGCACCATGGTGGCCGCGCGTGACTACCTGGACCTCCTGGACCCCAGCTACCTGCGCTACTTCTACGCGGCCAACCTGGGCGCGGGCGTGGAGGACCTGGACCTCAACCTCAAGGACTTCCGCCTGCGGGTGAACGGCGAGCTCGTCAACAACGTGGGCAACCTGGCCAACCGCGCGCTGTCGCTCCTGGCCGGGCCGCTGGAGAAGAAGCTCGCGCCGGGCCGCGCGGAAGGGGCGGGGCGCAAGCTGGTGGAGGACGCGCTGGCGCGCGTGCCGGAGGTGCGCGAGGCGTTCGAGAAGCTGGAGTACCGCAACGCCATCAAGGTCATCACGGAGATCGCCTCCACCGCGAACGCGTTCCTGCAGACGGCCGCGCCGTGGGCGCTGGTGAAGAAGGACGTGGAGGCCGCGCGCGCGGACCTGTCGGACGCGGCGGACGTGGCCTACCTGGTGGGCGCGCTGCTGGCGCCGGTGACGCCGCGCGTGTCGGAGAAGCTGTTCGCGCAGCTGGGGGCGGAGCCGCTGACGTTCCAGGCGCTGGCCACCGCGAAGTACCCGCTGCTGGACCGCACCCGTCCGCTGGGCACGCCGGAGCCGCTGCTGCCCCGGCTGGAGGAGGAGCGCGTCAACGCCATCATCAAGGTCCCCGCGGGGACGCCGGCCGCCGAGCCCGCGAAGGCCGGTGGCAAGGACAAGAAGACGGAGAAGAAGCCCGTGGAAGCGAAGACTCCCGAAGCGGCACCCACGACGCAGGCCTCCCCTGGCGCGGGGGCGGCGGAAGGCGCGCCCGCGGCCGACATCGAGTACGCGGACTTCGCCAAGGTGGTGCTGAAGGCGGGGCGCATCGTGGCCGCGGAGAAGGTGAAGAACGCGGACAAGCTGCTCAAGCTGGACGTGGACCTGGGCGAGGGCACGCCGCGCACCATCGTGTCCGGCATCGCGGAGGCGTACCCGGCTCCGGAGGCGCTGGCGGGCCGGCGCGTGGTGGTGGTGGCGAACCTCAAGCCGCGCAAGCTCAAGGGCATCGAGTCGCGCGGCATGCTCCTGACGGCGGGCTCGGGTGGCAAGGACCTGTCCCTGCTGGAGCCGGGCGACGTGCCGCCCGGCGCCGACGTGAAGTAGCGCCAGACTCAATGTCTGGCGGTGGCATCAAGGACACGCCGGGTGGCACTGCCGCCACCCGGCGAGCGAGGTGACGAGACGTGGCGGACTGGCGAGCCGAGCGGGACCGCGCCCTGTTGACCCTGGAGCGTGAGAAGCGTCCGGCGAGCCGGGCGGAGGCGGCGGACCTGCTGTTCCAGCTGGCCTCCGAGGAGTCCGCGCACGCCGAGGAGTTCGCGGACGTGCTGGTGCGCCTGCTCGGGGACGCGCAGCCGGAGGTGCGCCGCTCGGGCGTGAGCCTCGCGTCCGTCATCCTGCCGCCGGAGCAGCTGCCGGACATGCTCCTGCCCCGGCTGCGCGACGAGGACACCCGCGTGCGCCTGGAGGCCACCGGGCGGCTGGCGGACCTGGCGCTGCCGCACGCGCGCGGGGCCCTGGCCGGGATGCTGGAGGACCCGACCCCCGAGGTCCGCTTCGAGGCCGCGCGAGGCATCGCCTCCCTCAAGCACCCGGCGGGCCTGGACATCCTCGTGGCCGCGCTGGACGTGGACACGCTGCGCTTCCGGGCGCTGGGGGCGCTGGCGGAGCTGGAGGACGCGCGCGCGCTGCCGGCGGTGAAGCGCCTCTTCGGCAAGTGGCTGCTCCCCGCGTTCGACAAGACGCAGGCCGCGGGCGTGCTGCTGAAGCTGGGAGACCCGGAGGGCGCGGACTGGCTGATGCAGCGCACGCGCAAGAAGTGGAGCGCGGACCGGGCGCTCGCGGTGGAGCTGTGCGGCGAGCTGAAGGTCCCCGGCGCGCTGGAGCGGCTGAAGGACATCCTCGCGGACGCGAAGGACCCGTGCCGGGGCGCCGCCGCGCGCGGGCTGGGGCGGTTGGGGGATGCCCGGGCGCTGCCCTGGCTGCTCGCCGTGCTGGAGGACCGGAGCGCGCCGGAGGACGACCGGCTGGACGCGGCGGACGGCGTCTGGCGGCTGGGCGTGGCGGAGGGGGTGGAGCGCCTGCGCGCCGCCGTGCCCACCTTCGCCTCGGAAGAGGCACGCACGGAATTGGAAGAGCTGTTTCGGGAGAGCCCATGAAACTGGTTGATGCGCACTGCCACCTGGAGCCGAAGGACTACGCGGACGTGGCGCCGGTGCTGGAGCGCGCCCGCGCGGCGGGGCTGGTGCACGCGGTGCTGGTGGGGCAGTTCCACGGCCCCGGAGACTGGGGCCACGCGCTGGAGGTCGCCGCCCGGCACCCGGACTTCCTGTCGCCCACGCTGGGCATCCACCCGCACGAGGCCGCCCGCGCCACCGAAGCCGACTTCGAGATGCTGGAGCGCACCTGCGCGCGCCCTGAGCTGCGCGCCGTGGGCGAGGCCGGGCTGGACTACTACTACGACCACTCGCCGCGCGAGGTGCAGGCCACCGTCTTCCGGCGGCAGTGCGCGCTCGCGAAGCGCCTGGCCAAGCCGCTGGTGGTGCACGTGCGCGACGCGCATGACGACTGCGAGGCGGCCCTGGCGGCGGAGGAGGTCACGAACGGCGTCATCCACTGCTTCACCGGCGACACGGCCGCGGCCCGCAGGTACCTGGACCGGGGCTTCTACATCTCGCTGTCGGGCGTGGTGACGTACAAGAAGACGGAGGCCCTCCAGGAAGCGGTGCGCTTCGCGCCGCTGGAGCGCCTGATGGTGGAGACGGACAGCCCCTTCCTCGCGCCCGTGCCCCACCGCGGCCGCAAGAACGAGCCCGCGCACGTGCTGGAGACGGCGAAGAAGGTGGCGGAGCTGAAGGGCGTGTCGCTGGAAGAGGTGGCCCGCGTCACCACCGCGAACGCGGCCCGCCTCTTCAACCTCACCCTGGCGTGAGCGCGTTGGCCAGGGCCTCCAGGTCCTGGTCCAGCTGCGGCATGTCCAGGAGCAGCGCGTCCGGGTCGTAGACGAAGTCCGCCTGCTTCATCTTCAGCAGGGCCTGCAGCGCGGGCTCTCCCGCGTGGCCGCCGAACGCCGCGTGCACCACGCGCCCGCGCTCCAGGTACAGCGAGCCCTCCAGCGTGTGGTGCCGCAGCTGGAGCTTCCCGCTCTTCTTGCCGCCACCCAGCGTGCGCAACAGCTCCTTCGGGGGCAGCTCGTCGAAGCTGCCGCGCACCACCCGGCCCGGGCCGTTGTGCTGCACGCGGTCCTGGAAGAGGGACAGCACCGAGCGGGCCACCTCCGCCTTGTCGCTGGGGGACAGCACCGCCGTCGCGCCCGCCATGAGCAGCCGCTCGCGCGCCTGGGCATCCGGCTCGCCGACGACGGCGATGGGCAGGCCCGCGCTCTCCGGCGTGGCGCGCACGGCCTCCAGCAGGTCCATCACCTCCTGCTGGCCCAGCCGCAGACTCACCACCAGCACGTCGCAGTCCTGCCGCGCCAGGCCGTCCAGCGCGCCGTCCAGCGTGGACAGCGCGTGCGCCACCAGCTCCTGCTTGAGCACCGCCTCCAGCAGCTCGCCGCGCGTGGCCTCGTCCGGCTCCGCGATGAGCACCTGCCGGCCCTCGCTGGCCAGCCGGTGCACCAGCAGCGCCCCGCTCTGGAGCTGACCGACGATGTCCGCCACCACCGGGTCGTAGAGCACGCCCGCGTGCTGCTTGAGGTGCTCCAGCGCCTGCTGCTTCGTGAAGACGCGGCCGTGCGCGTTGCCCGGGTTCTTGGTCAGCTCCAGGAAGCTGTCCACCGCCGCCAGGATGCGCGCGCCCAGGGTGATGTCCTCGCCCTTGGCGCCCTGGGGCGTGCCGGAGCCGTCCCAGGCCTCGTACAGCTGCGCGAGGATGGTGTTCACCTGCGCGGGCAGGTGCACCGTTTCGAAGAGCTTCGTGGGCGCGCGGCAGCACGCCTTCGCCTGGGCCTTCCATTCGGCGTTGGCCGCGTTGCTCGCCAGCGAGTAGTGCCGCTCCGGCGGCTTGCCCAGGTCGTGCAGGTACGCGGCGATGGACAGCGCCGCCAGCTCCTTGTGGGGCATGCCCATGCGCTGGCCGACGATGCCCGCCTGCCGCGCCAGCTGCGCGGAGTGTCCCCGATGCCGGGGCCGGTCCTGTTCCAGCAGGCCCACCATCAGGCTCAGCGTCTCCACGTAGTCCGTGTCGCTGATGAGCCCGCGCGGGCCGCCGGGTTCGCGCCGCTGCGTGGAGACGCGCGCCACGTTGGTGCCGCTGCCGGCGCGCAGCCGCATCCGCGCGTCCGTCTCCAGCCGCATGCTCCGGCTGGTGGGGCTCCTGCCCACGGAGGTGGCGCTGCGCCCCGGCTCCGTGCCCACGTGCGTGTGGGAGGGCATGTCCGGACGGCGGGGGCCGTTGCCAGCGCTGGGGCCCTCCAGCAGCGTGGTGAACGCCGTGGGGTCGCCGTAGTAGTGCTTGCGGATGGCCGCGGAGATGGCGCTGCGCAGGCCGATGTACGCGTAGACCTCCGACATGCCGGTGACGAGGGCAATCTCGTCGAGCAGTGACTTGTTCTGCGGCTCGGCGGCCACCACCGACAGCAGCTTGCGCTCCGGATCGATGGCCAGCGGGAGCACGTTCTGCGCTTCCGCCAGCCGCACCGGCAGCTTGTCCAGCACCTTCGTGTCGATGCGCGCCTTGGCCAGCTTGTCCGCGGTGACGAAGCGGGTCTGGAACTCGTTGGCCAGGAGCCGCAGCAGCGCGGCCTCCTGGAGCAGGCCCAGCTCCACCAGACAGTCCCCCAGCTTGTGGCCGGTGATCTTCTGGTGCTCCAGACCCTGCTCCACGGCCCCGGGGGTCACGAGGCCGGCCTCAATCAACCGCTCTCCCAGCCGCTTCGCCATGGACTTCAGCCCTCCGAGGAGCCACCACCCTCACCACCGGACTTCGCGGGCGCGGACGGCGCCAGCGCGCTGAACGGCTTGAAGGTCAGCTCGCCGGGCAGGCTCTTGGGGTCGCGCGGCGGACGGTCCTCGCGCGGCGGACGCGGCGGGCGCTCCTCGCGGGGGCCGCGGTCCTCGCGGGGCGGACGGTCCTCGCGCGGCGGACGCTCGGCGCGGGGCTCGCGCGGGGGCCGCGGCGGACGCTCCGGACGGGCCTCCTGGGTGGCGGGGGCGGAAGAGCCCTCGCCGGACTGCGCGGGCGGGCCCTTGTCGGCGCGCGCCTTGCGCTTCTCCTCGCGGTGCTTGCGACGGCCGCCCTCCACCGGGGCCCGGCCGCGGCCGGTGGGCACGAAGCCCTTCCAGAGCGAGCGGTCGTACGCGCGCAGGTGATCCGTCCAGCGCTCGTTCGGATCGCGCTGCATGGCCTCCACCCACGCGGAGATGCGCGCGTCGAGCGAGCTGAGCGTGTCGACGATCTGCGCCTCCAGCGTCACCGGCACCTTCGCGCCGGGAGCGCCGGACGCGCCCTGCTGGGAGATCGCCAGGTGCGTCAGGTGCTGCTCCAGGAGCGGCGGGAAGCCCGGGATGCCCAGGGTCTTCTCGCGGATCTTCTGCGCCGCCAGCACCGCGTGGCCCACCAGCCGGCCCTCGTCGGAGGTGTCGAAGCCCTTGTCGGACGCGCCGTCGCCGCCCTTCATCACGTCGTGCAGGAACGCGCCGGCCAGCAGCAGGTCACGGTCCGCCATGGGGTAGTGGTCCGACACGCGCAGCGTCAGGCGCATCACCGACAGGACGTGCTCGGCCAGACCGCCGCGCCACGCGTGGTGCACGCCCTTGGCCGCGGGGGCCACCGGCAGCGCCGTGGACACCTGCGCGTCGTCCAGGAAGGCGAGCAACAGCTGCTTCACGAACGGGTCGTTGACGCGCTCGGTGATGAGCTCGCGGATCTGCCCCACCGCGCGCGGTCCACCGCCGCCCTCGTTGCGCTCGGGCTTGCCGTCGCCGGACTTCGCGTCGCCGGACTTCGCTTCGCCAGCCTTGGACTCGTTGGACTTCGCCTCGGCCGCGGGCTTGCCGTCGCCGGACTTGGACTCGTTGGCCTTCGCCTCGGCGGGCGGGGCGGGGGGCGGCTCGAACTCCTTGGGGTCGAGCGGTTCCGGATCCAGCCGCTCCACGGCCTCCACGACGACCTGGGTGCGGCCGTGGAAGACGATGACGCTGCCCTGCACGAGGACGTAGTCACCGTTCTGGAAGACGGGTTCGAGCGCGTCCACCTTGTCGAACACGCGCGCGTCCACCGTGCCGCTCTTGTCGGCCAGGGACAGCGACAGGAACACCTTGCCGCTGCGCGCGTTCACCTTCTCCTTCTTGGTGACGCGGAAGACGGTGTTGACGCGGTCCTTCTCGCGCAGGTCCGCCGCGTACACCTTGCGGACGGTCTCGACGGAAGCCTCCGGGGTGGAAGTGGTCGCGGCCTGGGACTCGTTTTCGGTTGTCATCGCGGCGCGGACACTAACACCGAGGAGGCCCGTCGAGGGCGAAACAACACGCGCTCAGCTCACCTCCAGCGCCACCGCCTCCAGGTACTCGGCCCCCGGGGAGCCGACCGGCGCCGGGTGGTCCGGAGGCAATCCCATCCGTACCAGCCGGAATGCGATGCGCGCCTCCTGCTCGCAGGCCGTGGCCACGCACTCCGTGAACGAACCCAGCCCCAGCGGTGGGTGATAACCGACCACCAGGAGCCGCCCCCCATGGCGGGTGCGCCTCAGGCCCAGGCGCACCTGTTCGATGAAGTCCTCCTCGGAGGCCACGCCCACCGTGTCCAGCAGCACCAGGTCGAAGGTGTCCTTGAGGGCCCGGAGCACGGCCAGCGGCTCGCCCTGTTCCACCGTCACCCGGCCGAGCAGACCGTTGGCCTCCGCGTTCTCGCGCGCCAGGTCCGCCGCGTCCGCGTTGCCGTCGAAGGCCAATATCTGCTTCGCCCCGTGGCGCCCCGCGTGGACGAAGAGGCCGCCCACGTTGCACGCCACGTCCAGCACGCGGTCCCCGTTGCCGGTGCGCCCCAGGAAGCGGCGCAGCTCGCGGTGGTCGTACCCGTAGCCCGTGCCCTTGCCGTAGGTGAGGTCCACGGTGAAGCGCGCGCCCATCTCCAGCAGGCGGCACCAGCGCGGCGGCGTGCCGTACATCACGTGCGGGCGCTGCGCGGGCAGGCCCAGGGCCTTGCGCCGGAGCGTGTCGTTGCGCAGCAGCACGGAGGCCGCCCCGGTCACCTCTCCCAGCGTGCGGGTGATCTCCTCCTGCCGCGCGTCCATGGAGCGGGTCAGCGTCTGGACGACGAAGTGCTGATCATACCGGTCCACGATGAGGCCCGGCAGCCCGTCCCCGTCGTCGTTGACGATGCGGCAGAAGCGCGGGTCGTCCACCAGCCGGCCGCGCCGCTCGAAGGCGTGGCGCACGTGGCGGGGGATGAGCCCTTCGACGGACTCGTCCGGCAGGCCCAGGCGGCGCACGGCGTAGGAGGCCTGGAGGTCCACGTCCCCCAGGCCCAACAGCTGCCCGTCCTCGTCCTTGAGCTGCATGGGCGTGCCCGGCTGCGGCTCACCCTCGATGGAGACGATGTCCTCGCGGCGCAGCCAGGGCGCGCCATGGCGAAGCTTGCGAGCGGCTTCTCGGGACAGGTAGGTGCTGAGCAAGGTGCGGTCCTCCTCCAGCGCGATGGACGGCACCCGTCGCGGGGTGCCTCCCACCAAACATGGGCCGTGTGGGGCCTGCTGGCGGCGAGGGCCGTGCCGCTGCCCTGGAGGGCAGGGGAGGGAGCGTCGCTACATGACCGGCGGTGGCCGCTTGTAGGCCTTGAAGGTCACCCGCGTGAGCAGTCCGCTGACCACCAGGGCCAGCGCGATGCCCATGATCCGGACGTTCCAGCTCGTGCCGGTGAACAGCAGCACCAGCGCGAGCAGGCCCACCGCCACCGCGCCCACCACCGTGAGCGTCTGGGCACGCCTGGTCGTGCCCCCGGCCTGGGGCTTCGCCCGGGCGAGCACCGGCAGCGAGGACGCCTTGCGCCACTTCTCCGCGCCGTCCTCGCGCACCTCGTCGTCCGGGTCCACCAGCCCCTGCACGTAGGCGCGCTCGATGTCGCCCAGCGAGGGGAACATCAGCTCACCATCCGGGGTGCGCACGCGATACGCCATGGGTCCATCCCTCCCAGGTCACCCTCGCCCGGAAGGGGAGGGGACC
This window encodes:
- a CDS encoding patatin-like phospholipase family protein, with protein sequence MGRRLGWVLLVLVASGALSCHRSTRASRTCVVLSVGGTKGLAHLGALDALVARGVPIDCVVGNSMGAVVGGLYASAPGDNLRQRYRAFFAAYEDETRKTTAARGAVGAAVGLLAVLLSGGALGPAVAAGALGAASGAASVPSLSHERFTHVLERFYGGARVEDLPVPFVTFHQAPLDGGIRLVTVTRGPLSEAVAASAANPLLFEDASLERIDPGADRVSATPVHDACQLFPGARLIAINVTGEPAFYRSDLGCDVREVRVDVAMPPPEAFTGRGPAFEATYDAGHDAVMRARLD
- a CDS encoding NRDE family protein, whose translation is MCTVLILRNVHPEWPLVLAANRDELYARPAHGPKVLSESPRVVGGQDVERGGTWMGVTHEGVVVALTNQRGARSLGLAPRSRGEVVLRALQAGSVEAIERYLGTLPAPEFLPFNLLYGDARTLRVAYARPGHAHLLHEDVPPGVHVLPNDSLDNLALPKVRRAHALAEGAAKRPWPELVTGLQAALADHALPPREAATGVLAENDLPADFLQQLQALCIHTEGYGTRSSAIVALGPGRVGHYLATDIAPCQGGWRDVTGLLTAP
- the metG gene encoding methionine--tRNA ligase; the protein is MAERILVTSALPYANGAVHLGHAVEYIQTDIYVRFLRSCGQDVVYFCADDTHGTPIEINAAKQGIPPEQFVARFHDEHQRDFRDLDVRFDYFHSTNSPENRHYAELIYGRLKDAGDIDRRDIEQTYCEKDKRFLPDRFIRGTCPNCKSADQYGDACEKCGKTYNPTDLIEPKCALCGTPPVRRNSVHLFFKLSRHADFLQEVLKRPGFIHPGLAAQLQGFFEKGLADWDISRDGPYFGFAIPGETDKFFYVWLDAPIGYIATTEKWAKESGRFPDALAYWGKDAPTRIVHFIGKDIVYFHALFWPAVLNVAGFHIPSEIKVHGHLTVNGEKMSKSRGTMVAARDYLDLLDPSYLRYFYAANLGAGVEDLDLNLKDFRLRVNGELVNNVGNLANRALSLLAGPLEKKLAPGRAEGAGRKLVEDALARVPEVREAFEKLEYRNAIKVITEIASTANAFLQTAAPWALVKKDVEAARADLSDAADVAYLVGALLAPVTPRVSEKLFAQLGAEPLTFQALATAKYPLLDRTRPLGTPEPLLPRLEEERVNAIIKVPAGTPAAEPAKAGGKDKKTEKKPVEAKTPEAAPTTQASPGAGAAEGAPAADIEYADFAKVVLKAGRIVAAEKVKNADKLLKLDVDLGEGTPRTIVSGIAEAYPAPEALAGRRVVVVANLKPRKLKGIESRGMLLTAGSGGKDLSLLEPGDVPPGADVK
- a CDS encoding HEAT repeat domain-containing protein translates to MADWRAERDRALLTLEREKRPASRAEAADLLFQLASEESAHAEEFADVLVRLLGDAQPEVRRSGVSLASVILPPEQLPDMLLPRLRDEDTRVRLEATGRLADLALPHARGALAGMLEDPTPEVRFEAARGIASLKHPAGLDILVAALDVDTLRFRALGALAELEDARALPAVKRLFGKWLLPAFDKTQAAGVLLKLGDPEGADWLMQRTRKKWSADRALAVELCGELKVPGALERLKDILADAKDPCRGAAARGLGRLGDARALPWLLAVLEDRSAPEDDRLDAADGVWRLGVAEGVERLRAAVPTFASEEARTELEELFRESP
- a CDS encoding TatD family hydrolase, giving the protein MKLVDAHCHLEPKDYADVAPVLERARAAGLVHAVLVGQFHGPGDWGHALEVAARHPDFLSPTLGIHPHEAARATEADFEMLERTCARPELRAVGEAGLDYYYDHSPREVQATVFRRQCALAKRLAKPLVVHVRDAHDDCEAALAAEEVTNGVIHCFTGDTAAARRYLDRGFYISLSGVVTYKKTEALQEAVRFAPLERLMVETDSPFLAPVPHRGRKNEPAHVLETAKKVAELKGVSLEEVARVTTANAARLFNLTLA
- a CDS encoding HD domain-containing phosphohydrolase, which codes for MAKRLGERLIEAGLVTPGAVEQGLEHQKITGHKLGDCLVELGLLQEAALLRLLANEFQTRFVTADKLAKARIDTKVLDKLPVRLAEAQNVLPLAIDPERKLLSVVAAEPQNKSLLDEIALVTGMSEVYAYIGLRSAISAAIRKHYYGDPTAFTTLLEGPSAGNGPRRPDMPSHTHVGTEPGRSATSVGRSPTSRSMRLETDARMRLRAGSGTNVARVSTQRREPGGPRGLISDTDYVETLSLMVGLLEQDRPRHRGHSAQLARQAGIVGQRMGMPHKELAALSIAAYLHDLGKPPERHYSLASNAANAEWKAQAKACCRAPTKLFETVHLPAQVNTILAQLYEAWDGSGTPQGAKGEDITLGARILAAVDSFLELTKNPGNAHGRVFTKQQALEHLKQHAGVLYDPVVADIVGQLQSGALLVHRLASEGRQVLIAEPDEATRGELLEAVLKQELVAHALSTLDGALDGLARQDCDVLVVSLRLGQQEVMDLLEAVRATPESAGLPIAVVGEPDAQARERLLMAGATAVLSPSDKAEVARSVLSLFQDRVQHNGPGRVVRGSFDELPPKELLRTLGGGKKSGKLQLRHHTLEGSLYLERGRVVHAAFGGHAGEPALQALLKMKQADFVYDPDALLLDMPQLDQDLEALANALTPG
- a CDS encoding OB-fold nucleic acid binding domain-containing protein, coding for MTTENESQAATTSTPEASVETVRKVYAADLREKDRVNTVFRVTKKEKVNARSGKVFLSLSLADKSGTVDARVFDKVDALEPVFQNGDYVLVQGSVIVFHGRTQVVVEAVERLDPEPLDPKEFEPPPAPPAEAKANESKSGDGKPAAEAKSNESKAGEAKSGDAKSGDGKPERNEGGGGPRAVGQIRELITERVNDPFVKQLLLAFLDDAQVSTALPVAPAAKGVHHAWRGGLAEHVLSVMRLTLRVSDHYPMADRDLLLAGAFLHDVMKGGDGASDKGFDTSDEGRLVGHAVLAAQKIREKTLGIPGFPPLLEQHLTHLAISQQGASGAPGAKVPVTLEAQIVDTLSSLDARISAWVEAMQRDPNERWTDHLRAYDRSLWKGFVPTGRGRAPVEGGRRKHREEKRKARADKGPPAQSGEGSSAPATQEARPERPPRPPREPRAERPPREDRPPREDRGPREERPPRPPREDRPPRDPKSLPGELTFKPFSALAPSAPAKSGGEGGGSSEG
- a CDS encoding class I SAM-dependent rRNA methyltransferase, producing MLSTYLSREAARKLRHGAPWLRREDIVSIEGEPQPGTPMQLKDEDGQLLGLGDVDLQASYAVRRLGLPDESVEGLIPRHVRHAFERRGRLVDDPRFCRIVNDDGDGLPGLIVDRYDQHFVVQTLTRSMDARQEEITRTLGEVTGAASVLLRNDTLRRKALGLPAQRPHVMYGTPPRWCRLLEMGARFTVDLTYGKGTGYGYDHRELRRFLGRTGNGDRVLDVACNVGGLFVHAGRHGAKQILAFDGNADAADLARENAEANGLLGRVTVEQGEPLAVLRALKDTFDLVLLDTVGVASEEDFIEQVRLGLRRTRHGGRLLVVGYHPPLGLGSFTECVATACEQEARIAFRLVRMGLPPDHPAPVGSPGAEYLEAVALEVS